From one Pedobacter faecalis genomic stretch:
- a CDS encoding MBL fold metallo-hydrolase, producing the protein MEVFTLFEGSYSVAADKKFIPFDPKKDSPKDRPASLFIHVQPFLVKLDEHLVLIDTGLGYSDDSGVLLLHENIRKAGFSPDDVDLVLMSHLHFDHSGGMIHWRGEEMELSFPHATYVIQQGEWESAFTSPSSSYKTEIFEFLQRNAQLKFVEGSGRLTDKISYELTGAHTPYHQVFLLEEAGDKVFFGGDVLPEPEELLRKFIAKYDFDGRKAMELREAFGTRAASEQWNCLFYHGKSRTTGFVSLQDGQFSIR; encoded by the coding sequence TTGGAAGTTTTTACTTTGTTTGAGGGTTCGTACTCTGTAGCTGCTGATAAGAAATTTATACCGTTTGATCCAAAAAAGGATAGTCCAAAAGACCGTCCTGCCTCGTTATTTATACATGTCCAGCCCTTTCTAGTTAAACTTGATGAGCACCTGGTGCTGATCGATACGGGCCTGGGATATAGTGATGACAGCGGGGTATTGTTGTTGCATGAAAACATCAGAAAGGCTGGCTTTAGTCCTGACGACGTGGATCTGGTACTTATGTCGCACCTGCATTTCGATCACTCCGGTGGCATGATTCATTGGCGAGGCGAGGAGATGGAACTGAGCTTTCCGCATGCGACCTATGTAATACAGCAGGGTGAGTGGGAGAGCGCTTTTACAAGTCCGTCTTCATCGTATAAGACGGAGATATTCGAATTTCTGCAGCGAAATGCCCAGCTGAAGTTTGTGGAAGGATCGGGAAGGCTGACTGACAAGATCAGTTATGAGTTGACGGGAGCCCACACGCCATATCATCAGGTGTTCCTGTTGGAGGAAGCTGGAGACAAAGTATTTTTCGGGGGAGATGTTCTTCCCGAGCCGGAGGAGCTGCTCAGAAAGTTTATTGCCAAGTATGATTTTGACGGAAGGAAGGCGATGGAACTACGTGAAGCGTTTGGTACCCGTGCTGCCAGCGAGCAATGGAACTGTCTGTTCTATCATGGTAAGTCGCGCACTACTGGTTTTGTCTCACTGCAGGACGGACAATTCAGCATTCGGTAA